A window of the Cryptosporidium parvum Iowa II chromosome 7, whole genome shotgun sequence genome harbors these coding sequences:
- a CDS encoding DID domain proteins (DID4/DID2 family), with product MGIWGSKVDIKDEVNKNKRAVSKAIREVDREIQKLEQEEAKLMRELRIAVEKGYTESAKIFSRDILKLRKQMERLSLARSQLMGAELRLTSVKSQLQVNSAISDLNSIMGRVNDSTEISRIQGILKNFARESDKMDVKGEIINDSIDVAMGNESQPEEEEALVNKIYMEVCESVRQGKEKELAKANAKGPNINNLLSYSSSNKDNPGDEGSGISIEERIKKLGEDR from the coding sequence ATGGGGATTTGGGGAAGCAAGGTTGATATAAAGGATGAGGTAAACAAGAACAAAAGAGCAGTTTCGAAGGCAATTCGCGAAGTTGACAGGGAAATTCAAAAGCTTGAGCAGGAGGAAGCCAAATTGATGAGGGAACTTCGAATAGCTGTGGAAAAAGGTTATACAGAATCTGCAAAGATTTTTAGCAGAGACATTCTGAAATTGAGAAAGCAGATGGAGAGATTGAGTTTAGCAAGGAGCCAACTTATGGGGGCAGAGCTAAGACTTACCTCTGTAAAGAGTCAGCTTCAAGTAAACAGCGCGATTTCTGAtctaaattcaataatggGAAGGGTCAATGATTCAACAGAAATTTCCAGGATACAAGGGATTTTGAAGAACTTTGCTAGAGAATCAGATAAGATGGATGTAAAAGGGGAGATAATTAATGATTCAATAGATGTAGCTATGGGAAACGAGTCCCAGCCTGAGGAGGAAGAGGCTTTAGTGAACAAAATATATATGGAAGTGTGCGAATCAGTGAGACAAGggaaagaaaaagagtTAGCCAAAGCCAACGCCAAAGGTCCAAATATCAACAATTTGTTATCTTATAGTTCTtctaataaagataatCCTGGAGATGAAGGTTCAGGAATTTCAATtgaagaaagaattaaaaaacttGGTGAAGATAGATAG
- a CDS encoding U6 snRNA-associated Sm-like protein LSm5. SM domain: SYKVNYMSETPANKSQGGSNQKGGNIILPLALIDKCIGNRIYVVMKGDKEFSGVLRGFDEYVNMVLDDVQEYGFKADEEDISGGNKKLKRVMVNRLETILLSGNNVAMLVPGGDPDSFNFS; this comes from the coding sequence AGTTATAAAGTAAATTACATGAGCGAGACACCAGCTAATAAATCTCAGGGAGGAAGTAATCAGAAGGGAGGGAATATAATCCTTCCATTAGCACTGATAGACAAGTGTATTGGGAATAGAATATATGTGGTGATGAAAGGAGATAAAGAGTTTAGTGGAGTGCTAAGAGGATTTGACGAATATGTAAATATGGTATTGGATGATGTTCAGGAGTATGGGTTTAAGGCAGATGAGGAGGACATATCAGGAGGAAACAAGAAGTTAAAAAGAGTGATGGTGAATCGTTTAGAGACTATATTGTTGAGTGGGAATAATGTAGCAATGTTGGTTCCTGGAGGGGATCCAGACAGCTTTAACTTTTCTTAG
- a CDS encoding Mth1. SpoU superfamily - SPOUT methylase, which translates to MDAKKTIKNRQGQSKNSPSSRERSGSRRQNESQASLQSSSEGNDDILSKIPFAGSPSKATLSVAIPASIAGNAQSFELRAYLVGQIARIISVFGVDEIIIYEDKCKDVTDNENRSSKEWVEFACSKWMEFFVKNLKYLETPQYLRKTLFKFDNDFKFAGLQNPIDAPHHMRISEWLPYRQGVIVPGPKLFKGTISPEHKNKGSWVNCGLPVEAWIETKLENNTRITIKMSKESESLHKKLCSDFNKFGRYSEIKSYFTGKLVDDSTPYRKKGIYWGYKVRPANSLKSVFNDSEYEEGYDLKIGTSERGEPVDNNFKLSTKGKDSKSQSFKHILIVFGGLGGLEDVLSDPQCSLDKVKNPSSLFDMYINICPEQRSRTIRTEEAIGLTLALLRPHLLENNKNL; encoded by the coding sequence atgGACGCTAAAAAGactattaaaaatagaCAAGGGCAGTCTAAGAATAGTCCAAGCTCAAGGGAAAGATCCGGGAGTAGGAGACAAAACGAATCCCAGGCTAGTCTTCAATCTAGTTCGGAAGGAAATGATGATATCCTTTCAAAGATACCATTTGCAGGAAGTCCATCAAAAGCTACATTAAGCGTTGCAATTCCAGCATCTATTGCTGGAAATGCCCAATCTTTTGAGCTGAGAGCCTACTTAGTTGGCCAAATTGCCAGGATAATTTCTGTATTTGGTGTGGACgaaatcattatttacGAGGATAAATGTAAAGATGTAACAGATAATGAGAATAGGTCCTCAAAGGAATGGGTAGAGTTTGCTTGTTCAAAATGGATGGAGTTTTTTGTGAAGAATTTAAAGTATCTGGAGACCCCTCAATACCTCAGAAAGACCCTTTTTAAGTTTGATAACGATTTTAAGTTTGCAGGTTTACAGAATCCAATTGACGCTCCTCACCATATGAGAATTTCTGAATGGCTTCCTTACAGACAGGGAGTAATAGTTCCAGGCCCAAAGCTCTTTAAAGGAACTATTTCGCCGGAACATAAAAATAAGGGAAGTTGGGTTAATTGTGGACTTCCTGTTGAAGCTTGGATTGAAACtaaacttgaaaataacACCAGAATCACTATCAAAATGTCAAAAGAGTCAGAAAGTCTTCATAAAAAACTCTGTTCTGACTTTAATAAGTTTGGAAGGTATTCCGAAATTAAATCCTATTTTACTGGTAAGCTGGTTGATGACTCAACTCCTTatagaaaaaaaggaaTATATTGGGGATACAAAGTTCGACCAGCAAACTCATTAAAGAGCGTTTTCAATGACTCAGAATACGAAGAAGGGTACGATTTGAAGATAGGAACTTCTGAGAGAGGTGAACCTGTTGACAACAACTTTAAACTCTCTACTAAAGGCAAAGACTCGAAATCACAAAGTTTTAAACACATACTTATAGTGTTTGGTGGCCTTGGAGGCCTTGAAGATGTTCTTAGCGATCCTCAATGCTCTCTAGACAAGGTCAAAAATCCTTCCTCTTTATTTGACATGTACATTAATATATGTCCAGAGCAAAGATCCAGAACCATAAGAACAGAAGAAGCGATCGGACTTACATTAGCCTTACTCAGACCCCACCTTTTagaaaataacaaaaacttataa
- a CDS encoding abstrakt protein SF II helicase + Znknuckle C2HC (PA): protein MDDNKRSLYAISRSIRDEEEKKRKLNPHYSLDTLKAEEEKLLAAVNQSYNAPLKAVHEIAKGITFSKREETSWRVPKKYSSLSASECQDLRSRLLIVVNGSDVPPPILSFKDMGFPQEILDALASKGISKPSQIQMQGLPIILMGRDLIGLAFTGSGKTIVFVLPMIMFSLEAELSLPFKGMEGPHSLVLCPSRELALQIKRIIDEFIEFLTGKSNKSDEYSSNPRNTKYPELRVSCVIGGEDSGKQLAEYKMKGIHMMVATPGRLADLLKRRKVTLQQCEYFCMDEADRLTEQGFDEHLRYIFDSFYERRQTVLFSATMPRKTQEFAQTALIDPVVVNVGRAGAANLRVIQEFEYVRQERRLVSLLSCLQKTAPRVLIFSENKKDVDEIHEYLLLKGVNAVAIHGGLTQEQRFRSIEKFRNGEMDVLVGTDVASKGLDFENIQHVINFDMPKEIENYVHRIGRTGRGGSVGVSTTFIDNTLPEALLCDLKALLIEAKQEIPPFLEQFDSTNTSLQEIGGVRGCAYCGGLGHRIGQCTKLLELQRKTQSGAPKDALSLGARYTSSNKEDW, encoded by the coding sequence ATGGATGATAACAAGAGATCTCTGTATGCAATTTCGAGGTCTATAAGAGATGAGGAGGAAAAAAAGCGGAAATTGAACCCTCATTACTCTTTAGATACTTTAAAAGCAGAGGAGGAAAAGTTATTAGCAGCTGTGAACCAATCATACAATGCACCTTTAAAAGCAGTTCATGAGATTGCTAAAGGAATAACTTTTTCTAAGCGTGAGGAAACTTCCTGGAGGGttccaaaaaaatattcaagtcTATCAGCATCTGAATGTCAGGATCTCAGATCCCGTTTGCTAATTGTTGTTAATGGTTCTGATGTACCTCCTCCGATATTATCTTTCAAAGATATGGGGTTTCCCCAAGAAATTTTAGACGCTTTAGCAAGTAAGGGGATTTCTAAACCCTCTCAGATTCAAATGCAAGGTCTACCTATAATACTCATGGGAAGAGATTTGATAGGGCTTGCTTTTACAGGAAGTGGGAAAACTATAGTTTTTGTTCTTCCTATGATAATGTTTTCTCTAGAGGCTGAGTTAAGCCTTCCATTTAAAGGAATGGAAGGCCCTCATTCTCTTGTTCTTTGTCCATCTAGAGAGCTTGCTCTACAAATTAAGAGAATTATTGATGagtttattgaatttttaacAGGAAAGTCGAATAAAAGTGACGAGTATTCTTCTAATCCaagaaatacaaaatatCCAGAATTAAGGGTTTCTTGCGTTATTGGAGGAGAGGATTCTGGAAAGCAGCTTGCAGAATATAAAATGAAGGGTATACACATGATGGTAGCAACACCTGGAAGATTGGCAGATTTACTGAAAAGACGAAAAGTGACTCTACAACAATGCGAGTATTTTTGTATGGATGAAGCTGACAGGCTTACTGAACAAGGATTTGATGAACATTTAAGATACATTTTTGATAGTTTCTATGAGAGAAGACAAACGGTTTTATTTTCAGCAACAATGCCTAGAAAGACTCAAGAGTTTGCTCAAACTGCTTTAATTGATCCAGTTGTAGTAAATGTAGGTAGAGCAGGAGCAGCAAATTTAAGAGTAATTCAGGAATTCGAATATGTTAGACAGGAGCGTAGACTCGTTAGTTTGCTATCATGTTTGCAAAAGACTGCACCTAgagtattaatattcagtgaaaataaaaaagatgtGGATGAAATTCACGAATACTTACTATTAAAAGGAGTGAATGCAGTGGCAATACATGGAGGTCTTACTCAAGAACAACGTTTCAGATCTATTGAAAAGTTTAGAAATGGGGAAATGGATGTACTTGTTGGGACTGATGTGGCATCAAAAGGATTAgactttgaaaatattcaacatgtaataaattttgatatGCCAAAAGAGATTGAAAATTATGTTCATAGAATTGGGAGAACAGGGAGAGGAGGTTCTGTAGGAGTGTCAACCACGTTTATAGATAATACTCTACCAGAAGCATTATTATGTGATCTAAAAgctttattaatagaagCAAAACAAGAAATTCCTCCATTTTTAGAACAGTTTGATAGCACAAATACTTCCCTTCAGGAGATTGGAGGAGTTAGAGGTTGTGCATATTGTGGTGGACTTGGACATCGTATTGGTCAGTGTACTAAACTTTTAGAGTTACAAAGAAAAACCCAGTCTGGAGCTCCTAAAGATGCTCTCTCACTTGGAGCTAGATATACAAGttcaaataaagaagattGGTAG
- a CDS encoding divergent membrane protein (shared with plasmodium): MKIFLQNERKKCNDKFSPFYTELPILLLRFQPTTLRISTLGILETLETCGAKHLIILILVKFVKMNVKSASQPELWQLARNSSGYRELLLGTSKLATVLCTNLHLSPGTTLTSCHYIYKFWSKFDILETDRKFIAAAAVLLSWKVREDIEPTRSSRKLSELSRFLYRIIKANSLSQVSSAPIPLELSSSFWIYKDSGKEYTHYMEQIKTYEFALLRAINFDLVPIELPFSHIERFTRILLYSPKLNEYVEEGEEGEEEGKEFESLKMFRLLASTISQDFYRLPNVCMQYNALEVSLCSVWYAGIFLSMSFAYEEISGSNQSWISKACPEVNAERVVRCMDECSKVLIWLINSDSA; encoded by the coding sequence atgaaaatattcctACAAAATGAAAGGAAAAAGTGTAATGACAAGTTTTCTCCTTTCTATACTGAACTCCCAATCCTACTATTACGCTTTCAACCTACCACCCTCAGAATTTCAACTTTAGGAATTTTAGAGACACTTGAAACCTGTGGCGCCAAacatttgataatattaattctagTAAAATTTGTCAAAATGAACGTAAAGTCAGCATCACAGCCAGAGCTGTGGCAGCTGGCTAGAAATAGTAGTGGATATAGAGAACTGCTACTGGGAACTAGCAAGCTAGCTACAGTTCTCTGTACAAATCTACACCTGTCACCAGGAACTACTCTGACATCCTGTCATTACATATATAAGTTTTGGTCAAAGTTTGATATTCTTGAAACCGATCGTAAATTTATTGCGGCTGCAGCTGTTCTCTTATCTTGGAAGGTTAGAGAAGATATCGAGCCAACTCGAAGTTCTAGAAAACTTTCTGAATTATCCAGGTTTCTAtatagaattattaaagctAATTCGCTTTCCCAAGTATCCAGTGCGCCAATACCTCTTGAGCTTTCTTCAAGTTTCTGGATATATAAGGATTCAGGAAAAGAATACACTCATTATATGGAGCAGATTAAAACCTATGAATTTGCACTACTTAGAGCAATAAATTTTGACCTAGTTCCTATTGAACTACCATTTTCACATATCGAAAGATTTACAAGAATCCTACTTTATTCTCCAAAACTCAATGAATATGTTGAGGAAGGTGAAGAAGGAGAGGAAGAAGGAAAGgaatttgaatctttaaaaatGTTTAGACTCCTTGCTTCAACTATAAGTCAAGATTTCTATAGACTCCCAAATGTATGTATGCAATATAATGCGTTAGAAGTCTCCTTATGTTCTGTATGGTATGCTGGAATCTTTCTATCTATGTCATTTGCATATGAAGAAATTTCTGGATCAAATCAATCTTGGATTTCAAAAGCATGCCCAGAAGTTAATGCAGAACGTGTTGTTAGATGCATGGACGAATGTTCAAAAGTTCTTATATGGCTAATTAATAGTGATTCCGCATAG
- a CDS encoding Rf-A (OB fold protein): LILKIFFIHRVHVTDAGSNMFDNGSPLSIRLVMSDATQLQPGDMIKITRFSLNEIHSTKLVTVVQYDKVGHWSGFTSIGKATPHPCMGSSKAAGGGPGDQKQPAVQNQMGASSGTPNSSHSTEPSSVSMQQQQQQHNIQMQPQQVGYRASGPSEQMPGSAGPISGRDGMQSSGPGSMNMGNTMRSGPYGGGGMGSGQSKGPVSRNQEIPVYPIKNITSYLHRWRIVGRVVSKSDIRKFSSSKTKEGKVFSFEICDADGSEIRATCFTKAVDKFYDMLKEGEVYSFSRGDVKEANTRFNTTGHEFEIIFNEDAEIQSLPQDDRIPKKTFNFVPISEIRGYSKGQSLDLLGILLKAGPITTITVKSTGADTQKRELTIIDKSGHSIDLTLWSERTHLDEGLISQNPVIAVKNAIVEEFNGFRLKLGSSSSIEWNPSGVEQSQELKNWFFSQSNLHESVVSLSSSSPSPGNTNSSSSAKRLSIDEIVATATSGSSSSDMLDGGIWVHTYGTIRSIRDNKYYWSSCPKCKRKVTEIEDPNSINALVLPYGSEKETSTSLGPNYHCPSCQQSIENPIKKYILSCEIVDSTGTIRAVAFAEHGETIMDGLSPEKLESLKENTDKNTEDCFSDKLFSEWVFKLNGKKELYQDSEIIKYRIFSAEDMTNPEILNREAKRKLEYIYDKLNNIKETNTSSNAYSAVKVGMGFGQFGY; this comes from the coding sequence ctaattttaaaaatttttttcattcaCAGAGTCCACGTAACAGATGCAGGTTCAAATATGTTTGATAATGGTTCTCCGTTGAGCATAAGGCTGGTAATGTCGGATGCTACTCAGTTACAACCAGGAGATATGATTAAGATAACAagattttctttgaatGAGATCCATTCCACAAAGTTGGTTACTGTTGTTCAGTACGACAAAGTTGGACATTGGTCAGGATTTACTTCTATTGGAAAGGCAACTCCACATCCATGTATGGGGTCCAGCAAGGCTGCAGGGGGAGGCCCGGGGGACCAGAAGCAGCCTGCAGTTCAAAATCAGATGGGAGCTTCATCAGGCACTCCAAATTCAAGTCATTCAACTGAGCCAAGTAGCGTCAGCAtgcaacaacaacaacagcaACACAATATTCAGATGCAGCCACAACAAGTTGGATACAGAGCGAGCGGGCCATCAGAACAAATGCCAGGATCCGCAGGACCCATTTCAGGTAGAGATGGCATGCAATCCTCAGGGCCAGGCTCTATGAATATGGGTAATACAATGAGAAGTGGTCCATACGGAGGAGGTGGAATGGGTTCAGGTCAGTCAAAGGGTCCAGTTTCAAGGAATCAGGAAATTCCAGTGTATCCAATAAAGAACATAACTTCTTATCTACACAGGTGGAGAATTGTTGGCCGTGTAGTGAGCAAAAGCGATATCAGAAAGTTCTCATCATCCAAGACAAAGGAAGGCAAAGTGTTTTCATTCGAGATTTGTGACGCTGATGGGAGCGAGATCAGGGCAACATGTTTCACCAAAGCCGTTGATAAATTCTATGATATGCTGAAAGAGGGGGAAGTATATAGTTTCTCAAGAGGAGATGTCAAAGAAGCAAATACTCGTTTTAATACTACAGGGcatgaatttgaaataatctTCAACGAAGATGCAGAAATTCAAAGTTTGCCACAGGATGATCGGATCCCAAAGAAGACCTTTAATTTTGTTCCTATTTCAGAAATCCGAGGCTATTCCAAGGGCCAATCACTGGATCTTTTGGGCATTTTACTCAAAGCTGGACCAATTACAACAATTACCGTTAAATCTACCGGTGCAGATACCCAGAAAAGAGAACTAACAATCATTGATAAGTCTGGCCACAGCATTGACTTGACATTGTGGTCAGAAAGGACCCACTTAGATGAGGGCCTCATTTCTCAAAACCCAGTTATTGCTGTTAAAAACGCCATTGTTGAGGAGTTTAATGGATTTAGATTGAAACTGGGATCAAGCTCTTCCATTGAATGGAACCCTTCTGGAGTTGAACAATCGCAGGAACTCAAGAATTGGTTCTTCTCCCAGTCAAATTTACACGAGTCGGTTGTTTCGCTCTCGTCCTCTAGTCCAAGTCCTGGAAACACTAACTCAAGTTCCTCAGCCAAAAGGCTTAgtattgatgaaattgtAGCTACTGCTACTTCTGGGTCTAGCTCGTCTGATATGCTCGATGGAGGGATTTGGGTTCACACTTATGGAACTATAAGGTCAATTCGTGATAATAAGTACTACTGGAGTAGCTGCCCTAAATGTAAGAGAAAAGTTACTGAAATCGAAGATCCTAACAGTATTAACGCTTTGGTGTTGCCTTATGGGTCAGAAAAGGAGACTAGTACATCTCTCGGACCAAACTACCACTGTCCAAGTTGCCAGCAGTCCATTGAAAACCCTATTAAAAAGTACATCTTGAGTTGTGAGATTGTTGACTCTACAGGAACAATCAGAGCCGTAGCTTTTGCAGAACATGGAGAAACCATAATGGATGGTCTTTCACCAGAAAAACTTGAATCTCTTAAAGAGAATACAGACAAAAATACTGAGGATTGCTTCTCTGATAAACTCTTCAGTGAGTGGGTCTTTAAACTGaatggaaaaaaagaaCTCTATCAGGACTCTGAGATAATTAAGTACCGAATCTTTTCAGCTGAAGATATGACAAATCCAGAAATCCTAAACAGAGAGGCCAAAAGAAAGCTCGAGTATATTTATGACAAgcttaataatattaaggaAACTAATACTAGTAGCAATGCTTATAGTGCTGTTAAAGTCGGTATGGGATTTGGACAGTTTGGATATTGA
- a CDS encoding PP2C phosphatase produces IDLAKEKKNLIERMKYLPMVSSSLNSTSYNRFLSKFGSKQRPVSSKNRILLTGVYTSRNPTKPPGYENEDSCCVGTSYICVADGVGGWISQGVSSAMYSRQLVNYIETCINDYSREQKCELDKDKFIEMVNKCYENMKSSKIIGSSTLCLAYLDNNNKLHVFNLGDSKCVIYRKEEKEVIFESEIQQHNFNTPFQLGTGSIDTPYNADYMMLEGIKSGDAIIVATDGLWDNISMDKVIRIVDNNLLYEPQKIAEKLGREALQLSLNSEHISPYSMSLNNYLSQKLQSNIQSNGTFGFVSGGKPDDITVSIGVVQ; encoded by the coding sequence ATAGATTTGGcaaaggaaaaaaagaatttgattgaAAGAATGAAGTACCTTCCAATGGTCAGTTCTTCACTTAATTCTACTTCCTATAACAgatttttatcaaaatttggaaGTAAGCAGAGACCAGTATCTAGTAAGAATAGGATATTATTAACGGGAGTGTACACATCAAGGAATCCAACGAAGCCACCAGGATATGAAAATGAGGACTCTTGTTGCGTAGGAACAAGTTATATTTGTGTTGCGGATGGAGTTGGTGGTTGGATTTCACAGGGAGTTAGTTCAGCTATGTATAGTAGACAGCTTGTAAATTACATAGAAACATGTATTAATGATTACTCAAGGGAACAGAAATGCGAGTTGGACAAAGATAAGTTCATTGAAATGGTGAATAAGTGTTatgaaaatatgaaatCTTCCAAAATTATTGGTAGTTCTACGCTCTGTTTAGCTTATTtggataataataacaaacTTCATGTATTTAATTTAGGGGATTCAAAGTGCGTAATATATAGaaaggaagaaaaagaagtcATTTTTGAGTCAGAGATTCAGCAACACAACTTTAACACTCCTTTTCAACTAGGAACTGGGAGTATTGATACTCCTTATAATGCAGATTATATGATGTTAGAAGGTATCAAATCTGGAGATGCGATTATTGTAGCAACTGATGGACTATGggataatatttcaatggATAAAGTTATTCGAATAGTcgataataatttgttgTATGAACCACAGAAAATTGCAGAAAAGCTTGGGAGGGAGGCTTTACAGCTATCTTTGAACTCGGAGCATATTTCTCCATACTCGATGAGTTTAAATAACTATTTAAGCCAGAAATTGCAGTCGAATATTCAATCAAATGGTACTTTTGGTTTTGTATCTGGAGGAAAGCCTGATGATATCACTGTATCGATAGGGGTAGTCCAATAG
- a CDS encoding secreted mucin like glycoprotein, signal peptide, thr stretch, which translates to MARMLLKNFIIFLLSALCLAFVPNFAVLGAENETGSYQTKSLSMESFTSSSSSFSSSYQFQSSTTTPATECSECPDSMFPEKSEDGEKDSQSPIFLDELYSKYYEFKSSQEGSSIDESSSDQIVLVTPPVTTPVATPIPAPRTTTTTTTTTTTTTTTTTTTTTTSPTESPKFPLDDIIVSVSPIDESFLYSPKNENSKYFNECIGQDCMELAAVGSKVSDLVNIFEQGPSDFAKPRGESSRSEVAKLVNVFEKFDDEDQFEPKVVSPTLNALREGTLEYLQLPEKVEPEVSHFITTREVVPKMALKFESLKYEDPKNEIDDEYVATSLVEVTDRSSEKQLRSRVTKEAVPKLIEAWESLRKDEELIPLRSRKTGYTFKEFCDDKIKKCSDSLTEKPALIEGIQFPPAEYDIVEVQPIKKHKIKIRAVSNNPESAKEELKKSAKKLGLDLEDEKIKISKLRGYKLI; encoded by the coding sequence ATGGCTAGGATGTTATTAAAGaactttattatatttttattgtcAGCTTTATGCTTGGCTTTTGTGCCAAATTTTGCTGTACTTGGTGCGGAAAATGAGACTGGATCTTACCAAACCAAAAGCCTTTCGATGGAATCATTCACctcatcttcttcttcatttagTTCATCTTATCAATTTCAATCTTCTACAACAACCCCCGCTACAGAATGTAGTGAATGTCCAGATTCCATGTTCCCCGAGAAGAGTGAAGATGGCGAGAAAGACTCACAATCTccaatatttttagatgaactttattccaaatattacGAATTTAAGAGTAGCCAGGAAGGTTCAAGTATTGATGAATCCTCTTCTGATCAAATTGTTCTTGTCACACCGCCTGTAACCACGCCAGTTGCGACGCCAATTCCAGCTCCAAGAACTACAACTACTACAACTACCactactaccactactACCACCACTACCACCACCACCACTACTACTTCGCCTACTGAATCTCCAAAGTTCCCTCTTGATGATATAATTGTTTCAGTTTCTCCAATTGACGAATCATTTTTATACTCTcctaaaaatgaaaattcaaaGTATTTCAATGAATGTATAGGTCAAGACTGTATGGAACTTGCAGCAGTCGGTTCAAAGGTCAGTGATTTGGTTAACATATTTGAGCAAGGACCTTCCGATTTTGCTAAGCCAAGAGGTGAATCCTCGAGATCAGAGGTTGCAAAGCTTGTCAATGTATTCGAGaaatttgatgatgaagacCAGTTTGAACCCAAAGTTGTTAGTCCAACTTTGAATGCCTTGAGGGAAGGTACCTTAGAATACTTACAACTCCCAGAAAAGGTTGAGCCTGAGGTTTCCCATTTTATAACAACTAGGGAAGTTGTACCAAAGATGGCTTTGAAATTCGAATCTCTCAAATATGAAGACCCTAAAAACGAGATTGATGATGAATATGTTGCTACTTCTCTTGTGGAAGTTACTGATCGTTCTTCTGAGAAGCAATTAAGGTCCAGAGTAACTAAAGAGGCTGTTCCAAAGCTTATTGAAGCTTGGGAAAGTCTTAGAAAAGACGAGGAACTGATTCCTCTCCGTTCTAGAAAGACTGGATACACCTTTAAAGAGTTTTGCGATGATAAGATTAAGAAATGTTCAGATTCATTAACCGAGAAGCCTGCTTTAATTGAAGGCATTCAATTCCCTCCAGCAGAATATGATATTGTTGAAGTTCAACCTATTAAGAAACACAAAATCAAGATTAGAGCAGTATCCAATAATCCAGAATCCGCAAAGGAAGAGCTCAAAAAAAGTGCCAAAAAATTAGGATTGGATTTGGAAGAtgaaaaaatcaaaatttctaaattaagAGGGtacaaattaatataa
- a CDS encoding hypothetical protein (with a signal peptide), whose product MMKVLVGLGCLLLIVTHILCANAIHLGSPNYRTVYVSRKKIPTRPLPERFRGELYSDGSIGWLCSRRINGRWTGWIPVSESRVPPQMVKQMRSQLSRKPRKVPQMYRERIMSPSFEELDQEMFSEDSFELVQPSITQQQGKQFTWDEESQSDEASPLQLQEMPSISTKSHREYNTRAGGYPALQQTRIERKTIPSRIQKVYQTSTTVPGDSDEADIARYFEEQNTPPIAGRKGIKGIFRDTFKTTVPELELASPTFSQNSPIQAIPPKGYLPIQPQHPSDYDLNRMQWRFFLTSYSPELDNVRIIKRIPPLGMKLSKTVTECTNNYHKAFKLHYLTVSGMMFSNKINRVVSNSINRELKQWCSGMMTNWYRQLQKMGLVVPKPSKFIR is encoded by the coding sequence ATGATGAAGGTTCTAGTTGGACTAGGATGCTTATTACTTATTGTTACACACATTTTGTGTGCGAATGCTATTCATTTAGGAAGTCCTAATTATAGAACAGTCTATGTTTCAAGGAAGAAAATCCCAACCAGACCCCTTCCGGAGAGGTTCAGGGGGGAACTATATTCAGATGGTTCCATCGGATGGCTTTGTTCAAGAAGAATAAATGGAAGGTGGACAGGGTGGATTCCAGTTAGTGAGTCGAGAGTACCTCCTCAAATGGTGAAACAAATGAGGTCACAGTTGTCCAGAAAACCTAGAAAAGTTCCACAAATGTATAGGGAAAGAATTATGTCTCCTtcatttgaagaattagaTCAAGAAATGTTCTCAGAAGATAGTTTTGAATTAGTTCAGCCATCTATTACTCAACAACAAGGAAAACAATTTACTTGGGACGAGGAGAGTCAAAGCGATGAAGCTTCACCTTTACAGCTTCAAGAAATGCCCTCAATCTCAACTAAAAGCCACAGGGAGTACAATACTAGAGCAGGAGGATATCCAGCTTTGCAACAAACTagaattgaaagaaaaactATCCCTAGCAGAATTCAAAAAGTATATCAAACTTCAACTACAGTTCCTGGAGATTCTGATGAAGCAGACATTGCAAGATACTTCGAAGAACAGAATACACCTCCAATTGCAGGCAGAAAAGGAATTAAGGGTATTTTCAGGGATACCTTTAAGACCACTGTTCCAGAGTTGGAGCTGGCTTCACCTACATTTTCACAAAATTCCCCCATACAAGCAATTCCCCCAAAAGGCTATTTGCCAATCCAACCTCAACACCCATCTGACTACGATCTAAATAGGATGCAATGGAGGTTTTTCTTAACATCCTATAGCCCAGAACTTGACAATGTTAGGATTATTAAACGTATCCCTCCACTTGGGATGAAACTATCAAAAACTGTTACTGAGTGTACAAACAACTATCACAAGGCCTTCAAACTACATTATTTAACTGTATCTGGAATGATGTTTAGCAATAAAATCAACCGAGTTGTGagtaattcaattaatagaGAACTTAAACAATGGTGTAGCGGAATGATGACTAATTGGTATCGTCAATTGCAAAAAATGGGTTTAGTTGTCCCAAAACCCAGCAAGTTTATTAGGTAG